Proteins found in one Tamandua tetradactyla isolate mTamTet1 chromosome 3, mTamTet1.pri, whole genome shotgun sequence genomic segment:
- the REEP4 gene encoding receptor expression-enhancing protein 4 isoform X1: MVSWMICRLVVLAFGMLYPAYASYKAVKTKNIREYVRWMMYWIVFALFLSVETFTDIFISWFPFYYEIKMAFVLWLLSPYTKGASLLYRKFVHPSLSRHEKEIDMYIVQAKERSYETVLSFGKRGLNIAASAAVQAATKSQGALAGRLRSFSMQDLRAIPDTSAPTYQDPLYLEDQVPHRRPPIGYRAGGLQNSDTEDECWSDTEVVPQPPARPREKPLSRSQSLRVAKRKPLVREGTSRSLKVRAKKKAVPSDMDS, from the exons ATGGTATCCTGGATGATCTGTCGCCTGGTGGT GCTGGCGTTTGGGATGCTGTATCCAGCTTATGCTTCCTACAAGGCTGTGAAGACCAAGAACATTCGTGAATAT GTCCGGTGGATGATGTACTGGATTGTCTTTGCACTCTTCTTGTCGGTGGAGACCTTCACGGACATCTTTATCTCCTG GTTCCCCTTCTACTATGAGATCAAGATGGCCTTTGTGCTGTGGCTGCTCTCACCCTACACCAAGGGAGCCAGCCTGCTTTACCGCAAGTTTGTCCATCCGTCCCTGTCCCGCCATGAAAAG GAAATCGACATGTACATCGTGCAGGCAAAGGAGCGCAGCTATGAGACGGTGCTCAGCTTTGGAAAGCGGGGCCTCAACATTGCCGCCTCGGCCGCTGTGCAGGCTGCCACCAAG AGTCAGGGTGCGCTGGCCGGCCGGCTGCGGAGCTTCTCCATGCAGGACCTGCGTGCCATCCCCGACACCTCTGCCCCCACCTACCAGGATCCCCTCTACCTGGAGGACCAGGTGCCCCACCGGAGGCCACCCATCG GGTACCGGGCAGGGGGCCTGCAAAACAGTGACACAGAGGATGAGTGCTGGTCAGATACCGAGGTGGTCCCCCAGCCGCCAGCCCGGCCCCGAGAGAAGCCTCTGAGCCGCAGCCAGAGCCTGCGTGTGGCCAAGAGGAAGCCGCTTGTACGGGAG GGCACCTCACGCTCCCTGAAGGTTCGGGCAAAGAAGAAGGCCGTGCCCTCGGACATGGACAGCTAG
- the REEP4 gene encoding receptor expression-enhancing protein 4 isoform X2 — MLYPAYASYKAVKTKNIREYVRWMMYWIVFALFLSVETFTDIFISWFPFYYEIKMAFVLWLLSPYTKGASLLYRKFVHPSLSRHEKEIDMYIVQAKERSYETVLSFGKRGLNIAASAAVQAATKSQGALAGRLRSFSMQDLRAIPDTSAPTYQDPLYLEDQVPHRRPPIGYRAGGLQNSDTEDECWSDTEVVPQPPARPREKPLSRSQSLRVAKRKPLVREGTSRSLKVRAKKKAVPSDMDS, encoded by the exons ATGCTGTATCCAGCTTATGCTTCCTACAAGGCTGTGAAGACCAAGAACATTCGTGAATAT GTCCGGTGGATGATGTACTGGATTGTCTTTGCACTCTTCTTGTCGGTGGAGACCTTCACGGACATCTTTATCTCCTG GTTCCCCTTCTACTATGAGATCAAGATGGCCTTTGTGCTGTGGCTGCTCTCACCCTACACCAAGGGAGCCAGCCTGCTTTACCGCAAGTTTGTCCATCCGTCCCTGTCCCGCCATGAAAAG GAAATCGACATGTACATCGTGCAGGCAAAGGAGCGCAGCTATGAGACGGTGCTCAGCTTTGGAAAGCGGGGCCTCAACATTGCCGCCTCGGCCGCTGTGCAGGCTGCCACCAAG AGTCAGGGTGCGCTGGCCGGCCGGCTGCGGAGCTTCTCCATGCAGGACCTGCGTGCCATCCCCGACACCTCTGCCCCCACCTACCAGGATCCCCTCTACCTGGAGGACCAGGTGCCCCACCGGAGGCCACCCATCG GGTACCGGGCAGGGGGCCTGCAAAACAGTGACACAGAGGATGAGTGCTGGTCAGATACCGAGGTGGTCCCCCAGCCGCCAGCCCGGCCCCGAGAGAAGCCTCTGAGCCGCAGCCAGAGCCTGCGTGTGGCCAAGAGGAAGCCGCTTGTACGGGAG GGCACCTCACGCTCCCTGAAGGTTCGGGCAAAGAAGAAGGCCGTGCCCTCGGACATGGACAGCTAG